The DNA sequence CTGCCATGAGGTCAGGTGTTTGATAAACATCACCTGTTTTATTGCCCCACGCATTCCGTGTATAGGTAATCACTGCTGCAATGTCGCCGTCTGAAATCACGCCGCCCCATTTCGGCATAGCGCCTTTACCGTTCAGCATGATCTGGAAGTTGGCCTCTTTAGGTCCTAAGACAACCTTGCTGCCATCCAAAGCAGGGAATGAACCAGCGCCCTTACCGTTTGGTTGATGGCATGCTGCGCAGTTGGCTGCATATACTTTTGCGCCCCGATCCATTTGCTCAGCCAAGGTATAGACCTTGCTTGGATCATCTGCCAATGCGGCCATTTCTTTTTTCTTGGCCTCTACCCATTTGGTGTAATCCTCATCGGATACAACGCGTACAACGATTGGCATAAAGGCATGTTGGGCGCCGCAGAGCTCTGAGCATTGGCCACGATAGGTGCCAATCTGCTCTGCCTTGAACCAGGTGTCGCGCACAAATCCAGGAATCGCATCTTGCTTAACGCCAAATGCAGGTACCGCCCACGCATGAATAACGTCGTTGGCTGTGGTAATCATGCGAATCTTTTTATTGACTGGCACGACCATTTCGTTATCAACTTCCATCAAATACGTGTTTGATTTGGGTGCTAGGTTATTAATGGACTCACGTGATGTCGATAGGGTGGATAAAAAGCTGATGCCTTCGCCCTCACCCTTGATGTAGTCGTATCCCCATTTCCACTGATAGCCAGTAGTCTTAATAGTGATGTCTGCATTGGTCGTGTCTTTCATAGCCACCACGGTTTTGGTCGCTGGCAACGCCATACCAATAACGATCAAGAGAGGTATGACTGTCCAGATTACTTCTACTGTGGTGCTTTCATGAAAGGAGGCTGACTTAGCGCCCTTCGATTTGCGGTGTTTGAAAATGGAATAGAACATCACCCCGAACACACCTATGAAAATCACCGTACAAATAACAAGCATCATCCAATGCAGCCAATGGATTTCGGCCATGATTTTGGTTGCTGCAGCGGGGAAATTGAGTTGATTTACTGCGGGTCCGCCTGGCATATCTTGATTCGCAAATACCGTTCCGGTACTAATTGAGGCAAGGGTTAAGAGCAGTGCTCTCACGGCTTTTCCAAGTAAATTCATCTTTATCTCTATTAATAATCGTAATTTTTTAAATGCATCACCACGCATAAATAAGGCAAAAGCAAGCTGGCTTTACATATTGATGCGTAATTATAGGGTTTCTTATCTTAATCAACAATCCAATTGCGCGCTTAGAGGAAATCAATGGT is a window from the Polynucleobacter difficilis genome containing:
- the coxB gene encoding cytochrome c oxidase subunit II encodes the protein MNLLGKAVRALLLTLASISTGTVFANQDMPGGPAVNQLNFPAAATKIMAEIHWLHWMMLVICTVIFIGVFGVMFYSIFKHRKSKGAKSASFHESTTVEVIWTVIPLLIVIGMALPATKTVVAMKDTTNADITIKTTGYQWKWGYDYIKGEGEGISFLSTLSTSRESINNLAPKSNTYLMEVDNEMVVPVNKKIRMITTANDVIHAWAVPAFGVKQDAIPGFVRDTWFKAEQIGTYRGQCSELCGAQHAFMPIVVRVVSDEDYTKWVEAKKKEMAALADDPSKVYTLAEQMDRGAKVYAANCAACHQPNGKGAGSFPALDGSKVVLGPKEANFQIMLNGKGAMPKWGGVISDGDIAAVITYTRNAWGNKTGDVYQTPDLMAARTK